The Halobellus sp. MBLA0158 genome has a window encoding:
- a CDS encoding beta-CASP ribonuclease aCPSF1 — MSTNDTTDPLETVSARLEEEIPDDLVVSRVAYEGPELVIYTETPRKFAERDGLIRQLASTLRKRITVRPAAGTQLDPAEAKPKILELIPDEAGITNLQFYPATGEVLIEAEKPGLAIGRRASTLREITQEVGWTPEVLRTPPMESSTVENVRNFLMQERDDRRDFLERVGQRIHREPDEETDWVRVTTLGCCREVGRASFVLSTPNTRVLIDCGDKPGAEGEVPYLQVPEANPIADLDAVVLTHAHLDHSALLPLLFKYGYDGPVYTTEPTRDLMGLLQLDYIDVAAKEGRTPPYDSEMVREELKHTITLDYGDVTDIAPDIKLTFHNAGHILGSAVSHFHIGDGFHNVVFSGDVHYTDTRLFNGASNDFPRVETLVMESTYGQRDDYQTDQEDSERKLIQLIKETHDRGGKVVIPAFAVGRSQELMLVLEEAMREGDLPTVPIYLDGMIREATAIHTAYPEFLRDGLRDRILHEDENPFLAEQFQQVDGGQEMREEIAGGGPCIVLSTSGMVTGGPIMSWLELLGADAANRLIFVGYQAQGTLGRRIQSGRREIPFSDRGGRSEQLTLRLDVESVSGFSGHADRSGLENFVGTMNPRPEEVLCVHGDEAATDQLSSGLYQKYDLRTYAPRNLETFRFD; from the coding sequence ATGAGCACTAACGACACCACGGACCCGCTCGAAACGGTCAGCGCACGGCTCGAAGAGGAGATCCCCGACGACCTCGTCGTCTCTCGGGTGGCCTACGAGGGACCCGAACTGGTCATCTACACCGAGACGCCGCGGAAGTTCGCCGAGCGCGACGGGCTGATCCGACAGCTCGCCAGCACGCTGCGCAAGCGGATCACCGTGCGGCCCGCCGCGGGGACGCAGTTGGACCCCGCCGAGGCGAAGCCGAAGATCCTCGAACTGATCCCCGACGAGGCCGGGATCACGAACCTCCAGTTCTACCCCGCGACCGGCGAGGTGCTGATCGAGGCCGAAAAGCCCGGCCTCGCCATCGGACGCCGCGCGAGCACGCTCCGGGAGATCACCCAGGAGGTCGGCTGGACGCCAGAGGTGCTCCGGACGCCGCCGATGGAGTCCTCGACGGTCGAGAACGTCCGCAACTTCCTGATGCAGGAACGGGACGACCGCCGAGACTTCCTCGAACGCGTCGGCCAGCGGATCCACCGGGAGCCCGACGAAGAGACCGACTGGGTCCGCGTGACCACCCTCGGTTGCTGCCGGGAGGTCGGCCGCGCGAGCTTCGTCCTCAGCACGCCGAACACGCGCGTGCTCATCGACTGCGGCGACAAGCCCGGCGCCGAGGGCGAGGTCCCGTACCTCCAGGTCCCCGAGGCGAACCCGATCGCCGACCTCGACGCGGTGGTGCTCACCCACGCCCACCTCGACCACTCCGCGCTGTTGCCGCTCCTGTTCAAGTACGGGTACGACGGCCCGGTCTACACGACCGAGCCGACCCGCGACCTGATGGGGCTGCTGCAACTGGACTACATCGACGTCGCGGCCAAGGAGGGTCGGACGCCGCCCTACGACTCCGAGATGGTCCGCGAGGAGCTCAAGCACACGATCACGCTCGACTACGGCGACGTCACGGACATCGCGCCCGACATCAAGCTCACGTTCCACAACGCGGGCCACATCCTCGGATCGGCCGTCTCGCACTTCCACATCGGCGACGGCTTCCACAACGTCGTCTTCTCGGGCGACGTCCACTACACCGACACCCGACTGTTCAACGGCGCCTCGAACGACTTCCCGCGCGTGGAGACGCTGGTGATGGAGTCGACCTACGGCCAGCGTGACGACTACCAGACCGACCAGGAGGACTCCGAGCGCAAGCTGATCCAACTGATCAAGGAGACCCACGACCGCGGCGGGAAGGTCGTGATCCCGGCGTTCGCGGTGGGGCGCTCCCAAGAGCTGATGCTCGTCCTCGAAGAGGCGATGCGCGAGGGCGACCTCCCGACGGTGCCGATCTACCTCGACGGGATGATCCGCGAGGCCACGGCGATCCACACGGCGTACCCGGAGTTCCTCCGGGACGGCCTCCGCGATCGGATCCTCCACGAGGACGAAAACCCCTTCCTGGCAGAGCAGTTCCAGCAGGTCGACGGCGGCCAGGAGATGCGCGAGGAGATCGCGGGCGGCGGCCCCTGCATCGTGCTCTCGACGTCGGGGATGGTCACCGGCGGGCCGATCATGTCCTGGCTCGAACTCCTCGGGGCCGACGCGGCGAACCGGCTCATCTTCGTCGGCTACCAGGCCCAGGGGACGCTCGGCCGCCGCATCCAGAGCGGCCGGCGGGAGATCCCGTTCAGCGACCGGGGCGGCCGCAGCGAACAGCTGACCCTCCGACTCGACGTCGAGTCCGTCAGCGGCTTCTCCGGTCACGCCGACCGGAGCGGCCTGGAGAACTTCGTCGGGACGATGAACCCCCGTCCCGAGGAGGTGCTCTGCGTCCACGGCGACGAGGCCGCGACCGATCAGCTCTCCTCGGGGCTCTACCAGAAGTACGACCTCCGGACGTACGCCCCGCGGAACCTCGAGACGTTCCGGTTCGACTGA
- a CDS encoding helix-turn-helix domain-containing protein has product MPDSMSEQLQRDMECEGLLECFHGLKQLDKQCFQVLVQADEPLTVDEIAEIVDRERSTAYRSIQRLLKAGFIQKEQVNYEQGGYYHVYSPTDAERIADSMQRMLNDWYAKMGQLISEFEEKYDQPQDAELAVEG; this is encoded by the coding sequence ATGCCAGACTCGATGTCCGAGCAACTCCAGCGGGATATGGAGTGCGAAGGTCTCCTGGAGTGTTTTCACGGGCTCAAGCAACTCGACAAGCAGTGTTTCCAGGTCCTGGTGCAGGCCGACGAGCCGCTGACGGTCGACGAGATCGCCGAGATCGTCGACCGCGAGCGCTCGACGGCCTACCGCTCGATCCAGCGCCTGCTCAAGGCGGGGTTCATCCAGAAGGAGCAGGTGAACTACGAGCAGGGCGGCTACTACCACGTCTACTCGCCGACCGACGCCGAGCGGATCGCCGACAGTATGCAGCGGATGCTCAACGACTGGTACGCGAAGATGGGCCAGCTCATCAGCGAGTTCGAAGAGAAGTACGATCAGCCCCAGGACGCCGAACTGGCCGTCGAAGGCTGA
- a CDS encoding DUF7512 family protein, whose protein sequence is MFGLESVAGPFGAALLIGVVLVEALLLYVGYGLLESALGPTIARAIRGD, encoded by the coding sequence ATGTTCGGGCTTGAGAGCGTCGCCGGACCGTTCGGGGCGGCGCTCCTGATCGGCGTCGTACTCGTCGAGGCGCTGCTGCTGTACGTCGGGTACGGACTGCTGGAGAGCGCGTTGGGGCCGACGATCGCCCGCGCCATCCGGGGTGACTGA
- a CDS encoding sulfite exporter TauE/SafE family protein, giving the protein MEILGVAAGLLAMFAGFGVLIGLLFGFFGMGGSFLVTPALLVMGYRTDVAVASGLAFVFGTSVIATLKHRDLGQVDYKLGALMIAGTTAGIEVGKIGLHWLQDLGLANTVVSVAYVALLGGIGVFITYNALRGDGDGGVSHDAEMDAEEAAEDIPEIAKTIQSYRVPPMMSIKGGLRVSLWMILGVAFATGLLSGFLGVGGGFIRMPALFYLIGVPVPVAVGTDLFEIVFSGGIGSFLYAMDGAVDLAIVVPLLAGSALGARLGAAATSLVDEDDIKVYFGVMLLLGSVAVAVREVGGAIEMPVLNAVSLAIIVGAAVLVSGAVVVSSVRELRATEPSGAAQSAD; this is encoded by the coding sequence ATGGAGATACTCGGCGTCGCTGCGGGTCTGTTGGCGATGTTCGCGGGGTTCGGCGTCCTGATCGGCCTGCTCTTCGGCTTCTTCGGGATGGGCGGGTCGTTCCTCGTCACCCCGGCGCTGCTCGTGATGGGGTATCGGACCGACGTCGCGGTCGCCTCGGGGCTGGCGTTCGTCTTCGGGACGTCCGTGATCGCGACGCTGAAACACCGCGACCTGGGGCAGGTCGACTACAAGCTCGGCGCGCTGATGATCGCCGGGACGACCGCCGGCATCGAGGTCGGGAAGATCGGGCTGCATTGGCTCCAGGACCTCGGGCTGGCGAACACGGTCGTCAGCGTCGCCTACGTGGCGCTCCTCGGCGGGATCGGCGTGTTCATCACCTACAACGCGCTGCGGGGCGACGGCGACGGCGGCGTCAGCCACGACGCCGAGATGGACGCCGAGGAGGCCGCCGAGGACATCCCCGAGATCGCGAAGACGATCCAGTCCTACCGGGTGCCGCCGATGATGTCGATCAAGGGCGGCCTCCGCGTCTCGCTGTGGATGATCCTCGGCGTCGCGTTCGCGACGGGGCTTTTGTCGGGGTTCCTCGGCGTCGGCGGCGGCTTCATCAGGATGCCCGCGCTGTTCTACCTGATCGGCGTCCCGGTGCCGGTCGCGGTCGGGACCGACCTGTTCGAGATCGTCTTCTCGGGCGGGATCGGGAGCTTCCTCTACGCGATGGACGGCGCGGTCGACCTCGCGATCGTCGTCCCGCTCTTGGCGGGGAGCGCGCTCGGGGCCCGCCTGGGCGCCGCCGCCACGAGCCTCGTCGACGAGGACGACATCAAGGTCTACTTCGGCGTGATGCTCCTGCTCGGGTCGGTCGCCGTCGCGGTCCGCGAGGTCGGCGGCGCCATCGAGATGCCCGTGCTCAACGCGGTCTCGCTCGCGATCATCGTCGGCGCGGCGGTGCTCGTGAGCGGCGCCGTCGTCGTCAGTTCGGTCCGCGAACTCCGCGCGACCGAGCCCTCGGGCGCGGCGCAGTCTGCCGACTGA
- a CDS encoding VOC family protein — protein sequence MEPTAHHVGLTVSDLDRAVAFYRDTFDLEVLSRFSVGGDAFATGVGVDGAHADFAHLDAGGARLELVSYDSTGEPEGEPRIDTAGAAHVGLAVDDVEACYESLPDDVETVSDPQTTESGTTIFFVRDPEGNLVEVLSG from the coding sequence ATGGAGCCCACCGCCCACCACGTCGGCCTAACCGTCTCGGACCTCGACCGCGCCGTCGCGTTCTACCGCGACACCTTCGATCTGGAGGTGCTCTCGCGCTTTTCGGTCGGCGGCGACGCCTTCGCCACCGGCGTCGGCGTCGACGGCGCGCACGCGGACTTCGCACACCTCGACGCCGGCGGTGCCCGCCTCGAACTCGTCTCCTACGACTCGACCGGCGAGCCGGAGGGGGAGCCGCGGATCGACACCGCCGGGGCCGCACACGTCGGCCTCGCCGTCGACGACGTCGAGGCGTGCTACGAGTCGCTGCCGGACGACGTCGAGACTGTCAGCGACCCCCAGACCACAGAGTCCGGCACGACGATCTTCTTCGTGCGGGACCCGGAGGGGAACCTCGTCGAGGTGCTCTCCGGCTGA
- the folD gene encoding bifunctional methylenetetrahydrofolate dehydrogenase/methenyltetrahydrofolate cyclohydrolase FolD, producing the protein MQQESQAITIDGTEVSERVRGALRNCVATLDRAGVTPRLATVRMADDGASKTYVTMKRQACAELGIESDHHEIDSGAPAAALFDRIDRLNDDDTVDGILVQLPLPDHVDEREVFRRIRPEKDVDAFHPENVGRLVAGEPRYRPCTPHGIQKLLRAYDVDPAGKDAVVVGRSNVVGRPTANLLLRRAPGGDATVTVCHSRTQDLAAKTRTADILIAAAGEPELIDGEMLAEGVVVVDVGINRVSATERGPRLVGDVDFESAKEKASAITPVPGGVGPMTVAMLLYNTVAAASKRSGVAVDLP; encoded by the coding sequence ATGCAACAGGAATCACAGGCGATCACGATCGACGGGACCGAAGTCAGCGAGCGGGTCAGGGGGGCCCTCAGGAACTGCGTCGCCACGTTGGACCGGGCTGGTGTCACGCCACGACTGGCGACGGTCCGGATGGCCGACGACGGCGCGAGCAAGACCTACGTCACGATGAAGCGGCAGGCGTGCGCGGAACTGGGGATCGAAAGCGACCACCACGAGATCGACTCCGGCGCGCCGGCCGCGGCGCTCTTCGACCGCATCGACCGACTGAACGACGACGACACGGTCGACGGCATCCTCGTGCAGCTGCCGCTGCCGGACCACGTCGACGAGCGCGAGGTCTTCCGGCGGATCCGCCCCGAGAAGGACGTCGACGCCTTCCACCCCGAGAACGTCGGCCGCCTCGTCGCCGGCGAGCCGCGGTACCGACCCTGCACGCCCCACGGGATCCAGAAGCTCCTCCGGGCGTACGACGTCGACCCGGCCGGCAAGGACGCGGTCGTCGTCGGTCGCTCGAACGTCGTCGGGCGGCCGACGGCGAACCTCCTGCTCCGGCGCGCGCCCGGCGGCGACGCGACCGTGACCGTCTGTCACTCACGGACGCAGGACCTCGCGGCGAAGACCCGGACGGCGGACATTCTAATCGCGGCCGCGGGAGAGCCCGAACTGATCGACGGCGAGATGCTCGCCGAGGGCGTGGTCGTCGTCGACGTCGGGATCAACCGCGTGTCCGCGACCGAGCGGGGGCCGCGCCTCGTCGGCGACGTCGACTTCGAGAGCGCCAAGGAGAAGGCCAGCGCGATCACGCCCGTGCCGGGGGGCGTCGGCCCGATGACCGTCGCGATGCTCCTCTACAACACCGTCGCGGCCGCGAGTAAGCGATCGGGCGTCGCCGTCGACCTCCCGTAA
- a CDS encoding anthranilate synthase component I family protein: MSDITVVTERAAFVKTAASAPSEARVPVEVRVAVADPFEAYRRVRGPDTDGVYLETTGGQSGWGYFAVDPIERIQVDEPDGGGSADAGGTEAESDSETGDASAVAIPTPESPTVDAIDGLLDREQLVRGDCEVPYPCGAFGWLSYDVARELEDLPDTTESDGLPRLQLGVFDRVAAWEEPRAEGEPVELRVTACPVVGDDPEAAYEAGLADAKDLAESALNGTPAEVSPPVDADSAVFESECGEAAFADRVRAIKQYVHDGDTFQTNVSHRLVAPAAVHPVEAFDAVRRVNPAPYSGLLEFPGVDLVSASPELLLEVEGDRLVTEPIAGTRPRGDTPEEDTQLEADLTTDEKERAEHAMLVDLERNDLGKVSEYGTVEVAEYRRVDRYSEVMHLVSLVEGRRREDASLADAVAAVFPGGTITGAPKPRTMEIIDEVEQTRRGPYTGSMAVFGFDDRATLNITIRTLVRRGDEYRLRVGAGIVHDSVPEAEYQETLDKARALLNAVDEALGETASFAVGDDERGSEAEAGADVEADGGVDVGESPTASERIETETETETGTDTEAGER, encoded by the coding sequence ATGAGTGATATAACGGTCGTCACCGAGCGAGCAGCGTTCGTCAAGACGGCGGCGTCGGCGCCGTCGGAGGCCCGCGTCCCCGTGGAGGTCCGGGTCGCCGTCGCGGATCCATTCGAGGCGTACCGCCGCGTCCGCGGTCCCGACACCGACGGAGTCTACCTCGAAACCACGGGCGGACAGTCCGGCTGGGGGTACTTCGCCGTCGATCCGATCGAGCGGATCCAGGTCGACGAGCCCGACGGAGGCGGATCCGCCGACGCGGGAGGGACCGAGGCCGAGAGCGACTCCGAGACCGGAGACGCGAGCGCGGTCGCCATCCCGACGCCGGAGAGCCCGACCGTCGACGCGATCGACGGGCTCCTCGACCGCGAGCAGTTGGTCCGCGGCGACTGCGAGGTCCCCTACCCCTGCGGCGCGTTCGGCTGGCTCTCCTACGACGTCGCACGGGAGCTCGAAGACCTGCCCGACACGACCGAGTCGGACGGGCTCCCGCGGCTCCAGCTCGGCGTGTTCGACCGCGTGGCCGCCTGGGAGGAGCCGCGCGCCGAGGGCGAACCCGTCGAGCTCCGCGTGACCGCCTGCCCGGTCGTCGGCGACGACCCGGAAGCCGCCTACGAGGCCGGCCTGGCCGACGCGAAGGACCTCGCGGAGTCGGCGCTGAACGGCACGCCCGCGGAGGTCTCGCCGCCGGTCGACGCCGACAGCGCGGTCTTCGAGAGCGAGTGCGGCGAGGCGGCCTTCGCCGACCGCGTCCGCGCGATCAAGCAGTACGTCCACGACGGCGACACCTTCCAGACGAACGTCTCGCACAGATTAGTCGCGCCCGCGGCGGTCCACCCGGTCGAGGCGTTCGACGCGGTGCGGCGGGTGAACCCCGCGCCGTACTCCGGCCTCCTGGAGTTTCCGGGCGTCGACCTCGTCAGTGCGAGCCCCGAGCTCCTCTTGGAGGTCGAGGGCGACCGACTCGTCACAGAACCCATCGCGGGGACGCGCCCGCGCGGGGACACCCCCGAGGAGGACACCCAACTGGAAGCAGACCTCACGACGGACGAGAAGGAGCGCGCCGAACACGCGATGCTCGTCGACCTCGAACGCAACGACCTCGGGAAGGTCAGCGAGTACGGGACAGTCGAGGTCGCCGAATACCGGCGAGTCGACCGCTACTCCGAGGTGATGCACCTGGTCTCGCTCGTCGAGGGCCGGCGCCGCGAGGACGCGAGCCTCGCCGACGCCGTCGCGGCGGTCTTCCCCGGCGGCACGATCACCGGCGCGCCGAAACCCCGGACGATGGAGATCATCGACGAGGTCGAACAGACTCGCCGGGGGCCCTACACCGGCAGTATGGCGGTCTTCGGGTTCGACGACCGCGCGACGCTCAACATCACGATCCGCACGCTGGTCCGCCGCGGCGACGAGTACCGGCTCCGGGTCGGCGCGGGGATCGTCCACGACTCCGTGCCCGAGGCGGAGTACCAGGAGACCCTCGACAAGGCCCGCGCGCTCTTGAACGCCGTCGACGAGGCGCTCGGCGAGACCGCCTCGTTCGCCGTCGGCGACGACGAGCGAGGGTCGGAGGCAGAGGCGGGAGCGGACGTCGAAGCCGACGGCGGCGTCGACGTCGGAGAGTCACCGACCGCCTCCGAGCGGATCGAGACAGAGACCGAAACAGAGACAGGGACCGACACGGAGGCGGGAGAGCGATGA
- a CDS encoding anthranilate synthase component II has protein sequence MILIVDNYDSFAYNLVQYVGEFEDVVVRRNDAVDVEAIRELDPDGIVVSPGPGTPQEAGVSIDVFAETEYPALGVCLGHQALCAAYGSRVGHAPEVVHGKPSLVRHGGSPLYDGVENPFEVGRYHSLAVERGDLPEELEETAATDAEGVVMGVQHREKPQYGVQFHPESILTDAGKRIVRNFCTSIAD, from the coding sequence ATGATCCTCATCGTCGACAACTACGACTCCTTCGCGTACAACCTCGTCCAGTACGTCGGGGAGTTCGAAGACGTCGTCGTCAGGCGAAACGACGCCGTCGACGTCGAGGCGATCCGAGAGCTGGATCCGGACGGCATCGTCGTCTCGCCGGGCCCGGGAACGCCCCAGGAGGCCGGCGTCTCCATCGACGTCTTCGCGGAGACGGAGTACCCCGCACTCGGGGTCTGTCTCGGCCACCAGGCGCTGTGTGCCGCCTACGGCTCGCGCGTCGGGCACGCGCCCGAGGTCGTCCACGGCAAGCCCTCGCTGGTCCGCCACGGCGGCAGCCCGCTGTACGACGGCGTCGAGAACCCCTTCGAGGTCGGGCGCTACCACTCGCTGGCGGTCGAGCGCGGCGACCTGCCCGAGGAACTGGAAGAGACCGCCGCCACCGACGCGGAGGGCGTCGTGATGGGCGTCCAACACCGGGAAAAGCCCCAGTACGGCGTGCAGTTCCACCCCGAGAGCATCCTCACCGACGCGGGCAAGCGGATCGTCCGCAACTTCTGTACCTCGATCGCGGACTAG
- a CDS encoding BCCT family transporter, with protein sequence MSAPDGTDAQRLLSEALLLAFVGSGAVVLVGFFFPGVVGRALGGQTWLGLSLLFFGSGLGYLATLPYERVRPDDAGVASLVRVRRTSVRTLLSELVAVHDRVTLGLPLVVFALYFALRLAFPAGTTAAVDALTGAVLQGLGPVLLGAMLLAVGFCVVVFFSSWGGVRLGGEDTEPTYTYPTYFALVFTAGIAAGIVFWGPAEALFHYRQPPPYFDVAPRSAGAVDAALVYALFHWGVSAWSAYAVLGVPIAYFVFERGAPLRVSSILTPFLGADGLDSPWSRLVDTLAVFATVGGVATSIGLVSQQFLAGVQFQWGVPAGAVGPILFVGGLAAVYTLSAVSGLHRGIRRIAGLTLVLFALFALLLLVVGPRGFVFERGADAVGAYLVNFVPMSLYTGGSWVTAWTVWNWAWWFSWAPFAGLFLAALSRGRRLRTVVLTSVGATSLATGAWFLVVGGTSLWMQRRGGVDLLGAIDARGGSEAVAGFPLLSALPLGDLLLFLFLALIVVFIVTSADTATLVTAILASKRGVAPSRGTIALWGIFQAAVALAVLLVGGGDTLQALAVLTGAPFSILAVLAAVGLSLSLYREGRGDAHTSIVRVVVDRLPKIETHHDVEPPDRGKDD encoded by the coding sequence ATGAGCGCCCCAGACGGGACGGACGCGCAGCGCCTCCTCTCGGAAGCGCTGCTGCTCGCGTTCGTCGGGTCGGGCGCCGTCGTCCTCGTCGGCTTCTTCTTCCCCGGCGTCGTCGGCCGCGCGCTCGGCGGGCAGACCTGGCTCGGGCTCTCGCTCCTCTTTTTCGGCTCGGGGCTGGGCTACCTCGCGACGCTGCCGTACGAGCGCGTCCGCCCTGACGACGCGGGGGTCGCCTCGCTCGTCCGCGTCCGCCGGACTTCGGTGCGGACGCTCCTCTCCGAACTCGTCGCCGTCCACGACCGGGTGACCCTCGGGCTCCCGCTCGTCGTGTTCGCGCTCTACTTCGCGCTCCGGCTCGCCTTCCCCGCCGGCACGACCGCCGCCGTCGACGCGCTCACCGGCGCGGTCCTGCAGGGGCTGGGGCCGGTCCTGCTGGGGGCGATGCTCCTCGCGGTCGGCTTCTGTGTCGTCGTCTTCTTCAGCTCGTGGGGCGGCGTCCGGCTCGGCGGCGAGGACACGGAGCCGACCTACACCTACCCGACGTACTTCGCGCTCGTCTTCACTGCCGGCATCGCCGCCGGCATCGTGTTCTGGGGGCCCGCCGAGGCGCTCTTTCACTACCGACAGCCGCCGCCGTACTTCGACGTCGCGCCGCGCTCGGCCGGCGCCGTCGACGCCGCGCTCGTCTACGCGCTCTTCCACTGGGGCGTCTCCGCCTGGAGCGCCTACGCCGTCCTCGGCGTCCCCATCGCGTACTTCGTCTTCGAGCGGGGCGCGCCGCTCCGCGTCTCGTCGATCCTGACGCCGTTCCTCGGCGCCGACGGCCTCGACTCCCCGTGGAGCCGACTGGTCGACACGCTCGCGGTCTTCGCCACCGTCGGCGGCGTCGCGACCTCCATCGGCCTCGTCTCCCAGCAGTTCCTCGCGGGCGTCCAGTTCCAGTGGGGCGTCCCCGCCGGCGCGGTCGGTCCGATCCTGTTCGTCGGCGGTCTGGCCGCGGTCTACACGCTCTCTGCGGTCTCTGGACTCCACCGCGGCATCCGCCGGATCGCCGGGCTCACGCTCGTGCTCTTCGCGCTGTTCGCGCTCCTGCTCCTCGTGGTCGGGCCGCGGGGTTTCGTCTTCGAGCGCGGGGCCGACGCGGTCGGCGCCTATCTGGTCAACTTCGTTCCGATGAGCCTCTACACGGGCGGTTCGTGGGTCACCGCGTGGACCGTCTGGAACTGGGCGTGGTGGTTCTCGTGGGCGCCCTTCGCCGGCCTCTTTCTGGCGGCGCTCTCCCGCGGCCGGCGGCTCCGGACCGTCGTGCTCACGAGCGTCGGCGCGACCTCGCTGGCGACGGGCGCGTGGTTCCTCGTCGTCGGCGGGACGTCGCTGTGGATGCAGCGCCGCGGCGGCGTCGACCTCCTGGGCGCGATAGACGCCCGCGGCGGCTCGGAGGCCGTCGCCGGCTTCCCGCTCCTGTCGGCGCTCCCGCTCGGCGATCTGCTGCTCTTCCTGTTCCTCGCGCTCATCGTGGTCTTCATCGTGACCTCCGCCGACACCGCGACGCTCGTCACCGCCATCCTGGCCTCGAAGCGTGGCGTCGCGCCCTCCCGCGGGACCATCGCGCTGTGGGGGATCTTCCAGGCCGCCGTCGCGCTCGCGGTGCTGCTCGTCGGCGGCGGCGACACCCTCCAGGCGCTGGCGGTGCTCACGGGCGCGCCCTTCTCGATCCTGGCGGTGCTGGCCGCCGTCGGGCTGTCGCTGTCGCTGTACCGCGAGGGACGGGGCGACGCGCACACCTCGATCGTCCGCGTCGTGGTCGATCGCCTCCCGAAGATCGAGACTCACCACGACGTCGAGCCGCCCGACCGAGGGAAGGACGACTAG
- a CDS encoding NAD-binding protein — MVDSQGEPGPRPFEEVFYPTERVPFVEWREFSGAKPTVALVAAITVLAFVTGLSNLSQARPVVAGPLASVVPMAPIFVRFAGVLFAFPLGLVTFGLRRRRRIAWYAAVALLPGLALLPLTTGRTTEIPLLLAVLVTLPLLGANREEFGRSLDLSPFQIASLTAILGVGLYGTVGAYGLRGQFLELDGWGDAFYYVIVTIATVGYGDITPTTLEAKLFSLSVILLGTGAFTVAVGALVGPAIESRMAAAFGTMTASDLSLLEGHVVVLGYGDVAESFLDRTDDDTDLVVVTEDAEAASRLRDAGFEVLTADPTDESTLEDARVDVARGVAVAGDDDAENVLAVLAAREVNPDVRVVAVANEETHVRKLDAVGADEVIDLRSIGGRLLGASVLGADPDDGDRLGSDLVGFGGSTAEGDAADTGAPDDRPPTDGPAGDDASDQSTR; from the coding sequence GTGGTTGACTCGCAAGGCGAGCCCGGGCCGCGGCCGTTCGAGGAGGTCTTCTACCCGACAGAGCGGGTGCCGTTCGTCGAGTGGCGGGAGTTCTCCGGCGCGAAGCCCACGGTCGCACTCGTGGCGGCGATCACGGTCCTGGCGTTCGTGACCGGCCTCTCGAACCTGAGCCAGGCCCGGCCGGTCGTCGCGGGCCCGCTGGCGTCGGTGGTGCCGATGGCGCCGATCTTCGTCCGGTTTGCGGGCGTGCTCTTTGCCTTCCCGCTCGGGCTCGTCACGTTCGGGCTGCGACGGCGGCGCCGGATCGCGTGGTACGCCGCGGTGGCGCTTCTGCCGGGGCTGGCGCTGCTCCCGCTCACGACCGGCCGCACGACGGAGATCCCGCTCCTCCTCGCGGTCCTCGTGACGCTGCCGCTCCTGGGGGCGAACCGCGAGGAGTTCGGCCGATCGCTCGACCTCTCGCCGTTCCAGATCGCGTCGCTGACGGCGATCCTGGGCGTCGGGCTCTACGGGACCGTCGGCGCATACGGGCTCCGCGGGCAGTTCCTCGAACTCGACGGCTGGGGCGACGCCTTCTACTACGTGATCGTGACGATCGCGACGGTCGGCTACGGCGACATCACGCCCACGACCCTCGAAGCGAAACTGTTCTCGCTGTCGGTGATCCTCCTCGGCACCGGCGCGTTCACCGTCGCGGTCGGCGCCCTAGTCGGGCCGGCGATCGAATCGCGGATGGCGGCCGCCTTCGGAACGATGACCGCATCAGACCTCTCACTCCTGGAGGGCCACGTCGTGGTCCTCGGGTACGGCGACGTGGCCGAATCGTTTCTCGACCGCACCGACGACGACACGGATCTCGTCGTCGTCACCGAAGACGCCGAGGCCGCCTCCCGGCTGCGGGACGCAGGCTTCGAGGTCCTGACCGCTGACCCGACCGACGAGTCCACCCTGGAGGACGCCCGCGTCGACGTCGCCCGCGGCGTGGCCGTCGCCGGCGACGACGACGCCGAGAACGTCCTCGCGGTGCTCGCGGCCCGCGAGGTCAACCCCGACGTCCGGGTCGTCGCCGTCGCCAACGAGGAGACCCACGTCCGGAAGCTCGACGCCGTCGGCGCCGACGAGGTGATCGACCTCCGCTCGATCGGCGGCCGGCTCCTCGGCGCGTCGGTCCTCGGCGCAGACCCGGACGACGGCGACCGCCTCGGATCGGATCTCGTGGGCTTCGGCGGATCGACAGCCGAGGGCGACGCCGCCGACACGGGAGCGCCCGACGACCGCCCGCCGACCGACGGTCCGGCGGGCGACGACGCGTCGGACCAGTCAACACGCTAA